The proteins below come from a single Erythrobacter sp. SG61-1L genomic window:
- the nuoN gene encoding NADH-quinone oxidoreductase subunit NuoN, translating into MDFAASLKLIAPELLMSVSGLVLLLASAWAGDKASRAISVAAAVVLGACFFLVAPSVCAGASGPDTLAFGGQFSADAFAGMAKLMIFAAGGAALVIAPAFFERFNAMRAEYPVLILFAVLGMSIMVSARDLITLYIGLELNSLAAYVLAAFLRNDDRSAEAGLKYFVLGALASGILLFGMSLTYGFAGTTSFEGIRVALSGDMATGALFGLIFMLAGLAFKVSAVPFHMWTPDVYEGAPTPVTAFFASAPKVAALALTMRVTLEAFGAQDDAWRQILIFAALASIVVGALGAIGQTNIKRLLAYSSINNVGFILIGLAAGTQAGASAMLVYLAIYVAMTVGGFVAVLMLKDGNGDQVEAISDIAGLSRTRPALAFCLMLVMFSLAGIPPLFGFWGKFVVFQAAVNAGFVPLAAIGIAASVIGAFYYIKVVKVMYFDEPADVVKGESDWAHWALLAISAIAISPLGYLLTPWLGGLADKAAAVLFLGL; encoded by the coding sequence ATGGATTTCGCTGCTTCCCTTAAGCTGATCGCACCCGAACTGCTGATGTCTGTTTCGGGCCTGGTTCTGCTGCTTGCTTCCGCCTGGGCGGGCGACAAGGCTTCGCGCGCAATCAGCGTGGCTGCTGCCGTCGTTCTAGGCGCCTGCTTTTTCCTCGTTGCGCCCTCGGTCTGTGCCGGGGCGAGTGGCCCGGATACGCTGGCCTTTGGTGGTCAGTTTTCCGCCGATGCCTTTGCGGGCATGGCGAAGCTGATGATCTTTGCGGCCGGCGGTGCGGCACTGGTAATCGCGCCGGCTTTCTTCGAGCGCTTCAATGCGATGCGTGCGGAATATCCGGTCCTGATCCTGTTCGCCGTACTGGGCATGTCGATCATGGTTTCGGCTCGCGATCTCATTACGCTCTATATCGGCCTCGAGCTCAACAGCCTTGCGGCTTATGTGCTGGCAGCGTTCCTGCGCAATGATGACCGTTCGGCTGAAGCTGGCCTGAAGTATTTCGTCCTCGGTGCGCTGGCGTCCGGTATCCTGCTGTTCGGCATGAGCCTGACCTATGGCTTCGCTGGCACCACCAGCTTCGAAGGCATTCGTGTCGCCCTCAGCGGCGATATGGCTACCGGCGCACTGTTCGGTCTGATCTTCATGCTGGCCGGGCTTGCCTTCAAGGTGAGCGCGGTGCCGTTCCACATGTGGACGCCTGACGTTTACGAAGGCGCACCGACGCCCGTAACCGCCTTCTTCGCTTCGGCGCCCAAGGTGGCGGCGCTGGCGCTCACCATGCGCGTCACGCTTGAAGCCTTTGGTGCACAGGACGATGCATGGCGCCAGATCCTGATCTTCGCGGCCTTGGCTTCGATCGTCGTGGGCGCTCTGGGCGCAATCGGCCAGACCAATATCAAGCGACTGCTTGCCTATTCGTCGATCAACAATGTCGGCTTCATCCTGATCGGCCTTGCCGCCGGAACGCAGGCTGGCGCATCGGCAATGCTCGTCTATCTCGCGATCTATGTCGCGATGACCGTCGGCGGCTTCGTTGCGGTGCTGATGCTGAAGGATGGAAACGGCGATCAGGTTGAGGCGATTTCGGACATTGCGGGCCTTTCCCGCACCCGTCCGGCGCTGGCGTTTTGCCTGATGCTGGTGATGTTCAGTCTTGCGGGCATTCCGCCGCTGTTCGGCTTCTGGGGCAAGTTCGTCGTGTTCCAGGCCGCCGTGAATGCGGGCTTCGTCCCACTGGCGGCAATCGGTATCGCTGCCAGCGTCATCGGTGCCTTTTACTACATCAAGGTAGTGAAGGTGATGTATTTCGATGAACCCGCCGATGTGGTGAAGGGTGAGAGCGACTGGGCCCATTGGGCGCTGCTCGCAATCTCTGCCATTGCGATCTCTCCGCTTGGCTACCTCCTCACGCCGTGGCTTGGCGGTCTTGCCGACAAGGCAGCGGCAGTGCTGTTCCTTGGCCTTTAG